A single window of Plasmodium reichenowi strain SY57 chromosome 14, whole genome shotgun sequence DNA harbors:
- a CDS encoding hypothetical protein (conserved Plasmodium protein, unknown function), giving the protein MSKYIKSNSTILNSKKNIPYDIKSNSLIDNNLDDDTKKQYDQAYDEIKKNIIKLEKTFLDNVLLQVKKKNIAGNKNTVEKSAINELNKYKKNIELLKSKVSVEDNTDKIVKLENKIKENEEILQKLINDKEGLENISKQQLKAIDEICLNETQISIQTKYEEIRKLKEDLMKWKFTYNENENLLKKKQEQLIHIDNQLKKKIFTIKNSKTNNMSSGNSNKNLSNIHIQTLKTQIDMINDNITNDTQMYDEKIQQIQDNINSAQNDIEFLNSQIEEIKKNIENISLDIKKMRKQKKEK; this is encoded by the exons atgagcAAGTACATCAAATCCAACAGCACAATATTAAATAGCAAAAAGAATATTCCGTACGATATAAAAAGTAACTCATTAATAGATAACAATTTAGATGATGATACAAAAAAGCAATATGACCAAGCATATGATGAGATTAAAAagaacataataaaattagaaaaaacATTCTTAGataatgtattattacaagttaagaaaaaaaatatagcAGGAAATAAAAACACTGTTGAAAAATCAGCTATTAATGAattgaataaatataaaaaaaatattgaattattaaaaagtaaAGTGAGTGTAGAAGATAACACTGATAAAATTGTTAAGttggaaaataaaatcaaagaaaatgaagaaatattacaaaaattaattaatgataaagaaggtttagaaaatatttcaaaGCAACAATTAAAAGCCATAGATGAAATTTGTCTGAACGAAACACAAATATCTATACAAAcaaaatatgaagaaattcgaaaattaaaagaagatTTAATGAAATGGaaatttacatataatgaaaatgaaaatcttttaaagaaaaaacaagAACAATTAATTCATATAGACAAtcaattaaaaaaaaaaatatttactataaaaaattcaaaaacTAATAATATGTCCAGTGGAAATTCTAATAAAAATTTGTCAAACATTCATATACAAACACTTAAAACACAAATTGATATGATTAATGACAATATAACAAATGATACACAAATGTATGACGAAAAAATTCAACAAATTCAAGACAACATAAATTCAGCTCAAAATGATATCGAATTTTTGAATTCACAAatagaagaaataaaaaag aatattgaaaatatttctttggatataaaaaaaatgagaaaacaaaaaaaagaaaaataa
- a CDS encoding tRNA-dihydrouridine synthase, putative produces MNNQYDDCYVEKKEYEKSFWESLGKPKYISAPMVDLSELPFRLLCRKYNCDLTFTPMLHSKNFVEHEKYRKGYFKSCDMDKPVIAQFCGNDSKILLEAINYIKDDVNAVDINLGCPQQIAKKGNYGAFLLHKHDEVVNLISDITNNCVIPITCKIRKIDNDYQKTLNLCYDLQSRGIKMITVHGRTKEEKGINIKQCDYEIIRIIKERLNIPIIANGSIEHFEDIEKCLNYTKADAVMCAEILLEKPYFFSNKNIDAVNIVNEYFELYLKYESNTKYLKGHLFKFLYKYFQVHTDLRDLLNNCHTLNDYINFKNVLNERKNLGTLTETSYSWYRRYRKDM; encoded by the coding sequence ATGAACAACCAATACGATGATTGCTATGTAgagaaaaaagaatatgaaaaaagtTTTTGGGAATCTTTAGGAAAAcctaaatatatatcagCACCTATGGTGGACCTTAGTGAATTGCCATTTCGCTTATTGtgtagaaaatataattgtGATTTAACGTTTACTCCTATGTTACATTCAAAAAATTTTGTGGAACATGAAAAGTATAGGAAAGgatattttaaaagttGTGACATGGATAAACCAGTGATTGCACAATTTTGTGGGAATGATTcgaaaatattattagaagctataaattatataaaagatgatGTTAATGCTGTTGATATAAATTTAGGTTGTCCTCAACAGATAGCTAAAAAAGGTAATTATGGAgcttttttattacataaacATGATGAAGTAGTTAATTTAATATCCgatataacaaataattGTGTTATACCCATAACATGTAAAATTCGAAAAATAGATAATGATTATCAAAAGACATTAAATTTATGTTATGATTTACAAAGTAGAGgtataaaaatgattacTGTACATGGGAGAacaaaagaagaaaaaggtataaatataaaacaatgtgattatgaaattataagaattattaaaGAAAGATTAAATATTCCTATAATAGCTAATGGATCTATTGAGCATTTTGAAGATATTGAAAAATGCTTAAATTATACAAAAGCTGACGCAGTTATGTGTGCAGAAATATTACTTGAAAAACCATActttttttcaaataaaaacattGATGCTGTAAATATTGTAAATGAATACTTcgaattatatttaaaatatgaatcaaatacaaaatatttaaaaggACATTTATTTAAGTTCCTATACAAATATTTCCAAGTTCATACTGATTTACgtgatttattaaataattgtCACACATTGAATGATTacattaattttaaaaatgtacTAAACGAAAGGAAGAATTTGGGAACATTAACAGAGACATCTTATAGTTGGTACAGGCGTTACAGAAAGGATATGTaa